Genomic window (Pirellulaceae bacterium):
TAGTGACAGCGACGAAGACTCCCTGACTTATTCGTTGCTCGAGCATTCCGACACGGGCGCCATTTCGCTCGATCCGCAGACAGGCGTCTTCAATTTCATTCCACAAACTGACTTTGAGGGTATCTTCCGATTTCGGTATCTGGTCAATGATGGATCGGTAGACTCGAAACCAGCGGCATCCTGGATTGCTGTGAACAAGGAAGAGCCTGATAGCACACCACCAAAGGTTCTTGCTTTTCAAGACGCAGCTGTGGCTTATCAAAACGTCACCCCCAACCAAATCAGCGGAAACGTTCTCACGAACGACATCGGACCAGGCATTTCGGTTGTCACCAGAGTCAATGGGAAGATTTCAAATGTCGGCCGCAACTTAAGAGGTGAGTATGGCACGCTGACACTTACGGCAAATGGCGTTTACACTTACTCAATCGACAACAACAATCCCACGGTCAATGACCTTCACAAGAATGATGTAATTTTCGAGTCATTCTCTTACGAAATGTCGAATAGTGATGTGAAGAGGACGTCCACACTTCGAATCTCAATTCAACAAAAGGGAGATCATACGACTCCAATCGCTACGCATGATAATGTTTCGATTCTGGCACACGCCGTTCCCATGATGATCCAAGGTAACGTTCTTGAAAATGACGTCGCCTCAAATGATCAAGCACTTGAAGTCGTGTCACTTAACCAACAAACTAATCGCCTTGAAAACATCACCCTGGGCAAATTCGGCGCTCTACGACTATCTTCCGATGGTGAATACATCTTTTACCCGGATCCTGAATGCATCGCGGTAACAACCACACCAGGGAATCTGTCAGACGCATTCGAGTATTCAATCAACAACGGACATTCAACCGACACGGGCCTGTTGACCATTTCGATCATTCATTCGAAACCACTCATCGCCAATGACGATCTTGCCCAAATGAAAATCGCCCAGACAAATGAGAACGGTAGGTCGACCGTCGAGGGAAACGTACTCGACAACGACGAATACACTAACAAACCTAACGTCGAAATCGTTTCAAAATCAGGCACCCCTGCCGCAGACAGCATCGAAACAGAATTCGGTGTGATCACGTTAGGAGAAGACGGAAACTTTGTTTTTGAGACCGACAGGTCAAATCCTCGCGTCGCGACACTCGCAGAGGGAGAAACAATAGAAGATGTAATCACCTACGTCATATCTGATGGGCAAACAACGGACCAAGGGACTTTGACGATCAACCTATCAATCGCCCCTCGTGAAAAGCTTAGCCTCAACGAAGACCAATACCTCATTGTCCTCGACGACTCGTTTTCGACGTCAACGAGAAACCTACTTCAGAATGATCCAGCGATGGCCACCGAATCGCTAGTCGTCTCGGCCGTCAACGGTCGAAAGCATCGGGTCGGTCGATGGACAACTGGAAATTTCGGTAGGGTTAAAATCGAAAGAGATGGCACAGCTCGTTACGAGATCGACCGAGACAATCCCATCATAGCGGGAGCGGAGGGTTCTCCCGACATGCTGGCCGAACGATTCAGCTACACGGCTACCAATGGGGACGTAAGCAGCACAACGAGCATTCGGTACATCATCGTCACAGCCCTTGATTCCAAACCTGCCTCACTTCAACTGGCCCGAATCCACACACTCTCCATTCCCGCAGATCGCGGCATCGCGACTGGAAATCTAATCGTCGGTGACAACGGGCTGGATCAGGAATCCTTAGAAGTTGTCAGTGTTTTCAGTACGTACCAAATGTTCTCGGGCCAACCCCGACCCGGGGCTGGCCGAATGTGGTTCAGCAGTGATGGCTCATTCAAGTACAGGCTTGACCGATCGGATCCAGTTTTCAATGAACTCTCTGCAGAGGAATATTCAAGCCACCTGTATCTTTACACCGTTTCCAACGGAACCATCTTCGACAATGGCTATTTGACGTTGCAAATCCATGGCAACCCCATTGCTCCTACAGTTTTAGATACAAACGTTGATTTCCTGATCGACAATTTGAATGACGGATCGATCACAGGAAATCTCTTGGTGGAAGTCACGACCTTTAACGGTAACGACGCAAGCTTGGTAAAAGTAAACGCAATTGTCGTTGGCGACAGTGCGGTAATCCTCGGAAAATACGGGACAGCTCGTTTTTCTCCAACCGGCAGCTTTATCTACGAACTAGATCAAGCCAATCGGATCGCCATCGATCCAGCACGCACCCATGACCTTCACGAGTCTTTTGACTTGACGATCTCGGATGGAATGCTTCAGTCACACGCATCGCTTAACGTCAACGTGAAGCCACTGTCTCACCACTCACCAAATGCTGTTGATGACAACGTCAACCTTCTCCTGAACGAGCAATCGATCGTGCTAGGCAACTTATTGAAGAATGACACGGATTTGAATGGCCATCCACTACACATCAGTTCAGCAAACGACGAGCCAATCGAGACAAATACACAAATACCCGGTCGCTACGGTATGCTGACGCTTTCAAGTTATGGCATGTTCGCTTATGAACTTGACGAGTCGCAGGCAACGATCAACCTTGCAGAACAAAATGGCCCTGTTGATGACATTTTCACCTACTCAACCTCTGACGGCACGTCCGTCAAATCGGCTCAACTCACAATCACGATTCTGAACGAAGTGCAATCGTTGAATCCAGGTGACTCCAATGGCGATGGAGTGTTTGACTCCAGCGACTTGGTTAGCGTCTTTCAGGCTGGAGAATATCAAGACGATTTGGAGGGAAATTCATCCTTCGCAGAGGGCGACTGGAATGGCGACGGAGATTTCGATTCTTTCGATTTTGTCTTTGCATTTGCGAACGGAAAATTCGTGGACGGCACGACCGCACTCGACGCCCACTCAATCGATCATTTTTTTCTACACGAAAAACGATCGCGGTAACATTTCCCAGCAAAACCCCATGTTGCTCCAACTCAAACGAGGGTCACCCGAAACCTCACAGTTGTCGAGCGTTGAACGTATCTCCGTCGCGCATGTCTCCCGATATCAATCCCCTACGAAACCAGCGGACGCGTTGATCTGAGGTACCGTGTGTGAACGACTCGGGAACGACGTAGCCTTGGGCGCGCATTTGAAGTCGATCATCACCAATCGCTGAAGCCGCATTCAGGGCCTCTTCGATATCCCCCTTCTCGAGGATCTGCCAATTTTGCTGAGCGTGATGAGCCCAGATGCCGGCAAAAAAATCGGCTTGCAACTCGAGCCTTACAGATAGCTCATTGAAATCTTTTCTACTTAATCGCGATCTTTGCGCATTGACTTGATCACTAATACCCATGAGCTTTTGCACATGATGGCCAACTTCATGTGCGATCACGTAAGCCCGCGCAAAGTCACCGGGAGCCCCTAAGCTGCGGTCCATTTGTTCGTAGAACTGCAGATCAATGTAAAGTTTCTCATCCAATGGACAGTAAAAGGGTCCGGTGGCAGCAGTTTGAAAACCACACGCCGACTCAACTTGACCACTGAATAGTACGAGTACGGGTGGGCGGTACCTTTCGTTTCGATATTCGGCGAACAGTTGGGTCCACACATCTTCGGTGTCTGCCAAAACAACTTTGACAAAATTGCCCATTTCATCGTTGGGATCGCTCGAATTAGAGGCACCCTGACGCTGCACTTGCTGTTGCTGCTGAGCCATTTCGTTCAACAACAGCTGTGGATCGGCACCCAGATAGATCGCAACGAGCAGAATAATCAAGCCAAGGCAACCGCCGCCAAAGCCGACTCCAGCCGGGGCCATGCGGCGTCGGTCTTCCACATTCGCACTCTGGCGTCGACCTTTCCAACGCATCCAATCATTCCTTCACACTTCGCCCATGACGACGGATCAAATTTTTCTGCACGCCCCACTCAACCCTTGTCGAAAGTCAAGCCAGGGTCAGTTGGTGGACTCCCAAGGATGCGGAATTTCATTTCCCTTTTCGAAGGCGTCTCAACATTGCCAACCATTTGTGTCCCGTTAGCTGACGCCAGCACCAAAACATCTCCGGCCAACGTGTACGTTCCGCCGAATTCATTTTCATCTTTCCCGTGAGAATACTTCCAGGTAAATTCGCCGTCTTGCTGCAACTTGAGTTGAATATTCCCGTCCTCGCCACGATCAGAGGTCCAGGAACCAACAATTGCCTGTTTGGCAATCTGCTTTCCGCTTGAGGAATCAACCAACTCAGCCTGCGATTCAGCCGTATCATCAGCCGGAGTAATCAATTTCAGCAGCTCTCCCGCTAATTGATCTGTCGGCTGCAACTTGACAACCCGCTTCAGTTCGTCTGCGGCAGCCTCTGTATGTCCACAGGTGAGGTACTGATAAGCGAGCAAGAAATGTGCGTCCGCAGCATCTGGATGCTTTTGCACATAGGCCTCGAGATCTTGCAACTGCTTTGAATAATCGTCCGTATCTTTGTACAGACCACTCAAGGTGGTCCAATCCCACCCAGGTCCCACCGATAGGACCGAATGAACCGCAGCCGCAGCCTCATGATATCGCCCCTCGGCAAACAGTACTAACGCGCGAAATTCATGCAACGCCGCATCACCGGGCGTCGCCCCGATTGCCTTTTCGACGGCATCCAAAGCTTGCGCATTATTTCCATCGTAAAACGCTGTACGAGCCTGATCAAAATCAGAGATCGACTGTTCCTCGCGTTCTTGATAAGCGGCTGAATCGACGTCCGGCAGGGGAGCCGCCCCTGTCGGAGCCGCCTTGCTGGTCCCGCCCTCTACGACAGTAGTGGGGTTCGAATAAACCGTGATCGGTTGTGAATAATCGATCACGGTACCGCCGCCAACGTTGACCGGTTCTGTGTAATAGGGATTCGCGTAAGTTCGATATCCCGTGTTGTAAATCAGGTTTCCCATTCCCCAGGCGGATAAACCCCAGACGACAGGACTGACGCCACCCCAATTCACGTAGTTGTAGTGGTTGTTCCAGTGTGAGTGGTTGTGGCCATGCCAATGCCCATGATGCCAATTGTCATGCTTTGGCTGATGCCACCAGGGTCGGTTTCCCCAATTGTTGGCGTTGATATTGATGAAGTTGTTATTGCCACCCGGCCGATACCCCGGTCGATAATCAGGTCGGTTACCTGGACGATACCCGCCGCCACCCGGACGAGGAGGCCGATTGTCAGGTCGGTTCGGGCGGTTGCCACCACTATCGGGTCGATTGGGGCGCGTACCACCGCCACCCGGACGAGGAGGCCGGTTGTCAGGTCGGTTCGGACGGTTGCCACCTCCTG
Coding sequences:
- a CDS encoding VCBS domain-containing protein, which encodes SDSDEDSLTYSLLEHSDTGAISLDPQTGVFNFIPQTDFEGIFRFRYLVNDGSVDSKPAASWIAVNKEEPDSTPPKVLAFQDAAVAYQNVTPNQISGNVLTNDIGPGISVVTRVNGKISNVGRNLRGEYGTLTLTANGVYTYSIDNNNPTVNDLHKNDVIFESFSYEMSNSDVKRTSTLRISIQQKGDHTTPIATHDNVSILAHAVPMMIQGNVLENDVASNDQALEVVSLNQQTNRLENITLGKFGALRLSSDGEYIFYPDPECIAVTTTPGNLSDAFEYSINNGHSTDTGLLTISIIHSKPLIANDDLAQMKIAQTNENGRSTVEGNVLDNDEYTNKPNVEIVSKSGTPAADSIETEFGVITLGEDGNFVFETDRSNPRVATLAEGETIEDVITYVISDGQTTDQGTLTINLSIAPREKLSLNEDQYLIVLDDSFSTSTRNLLQNDPAMATESLVVSAVNGRKHRVGRWTTGNFGRVKIERDGTARYEIDRDNPIIAGAEGSPDMLAERFSYTATNGDVSSTTSIRYIIVTALDSKPASLQLARIHTLSIPADRGIATGNLIVGDNGLDQESLEVVSVFSTYQMFSGQPRPGAGRMWFSSDGSFKYRLDRSDPVFNELSAEEYSSHLYLYTVSNGTIFDNGYLTLQIHGNPIAPTVLDTNVDFLIDNLNDGSITGNLLVEVTTFNGNDASLVKVNAIVVGDSAVILGKYGTARFSPTGSFIYELDQANRIAIDPARTHDLHESFDLTISDGMLQSHASLNVNVKPLSHHSPNAVDDNVNLLLNEQSIVLGNLLKNDTDLNGHPLHISSANDEPIETNTQIPGRYGMLTLSSYGMFAYELDESQATINLAEQNGPVDDIFTYSTSDGTSVKSAQLTITILNEVQSLNPGDSNGDGVFDSSDLVSVFQAGEYQDDLEGNSSFAEGDWNGDGDFDSFDFVFAFANGKFVDGTTALDAHSIDHFFLHEKRSR
- a CDS encoding zinc metallopeptidase, with amino-acid sequence MRWKGRRQSANVEDRRRMAPAGVGFGGGCLGLIILLVAIYLGADPQLLLNEMAQQQQQVQRQGASNSSDPNDEMGNFVKVVLADTEDVWTQLFAEYRNERYRPPVLVLFSGQVESACGFQTAATGPFYCPLDEKLYIDLQFYEQMDRSLGAPGDFARAYVIAHEVGHHVQKLMGISDQVNAQRSRLSRKDFNELSVRLELQADFFAGIWAHHAQQNWQILEKGDIEEALNAASAIGDDRLQMRAQGYVVPESFTHGTSDQRVRWFRRGLISGDMRDGDTFNARQL
- a CDS encoding tetratricopeptide repeat protein, whose protein sequence is MNFPTRPSQRPTTRPSNRPSIVYPGGGSRPSPGGGNRPNRPDNRPPRPGGGGTRPNRPDSGGNRPNRPDNRPPRPGGGGYRPGNRPDYRPGYRPGGNNNFININANNWGNRPWWHQPKHDNWHHGHWHGHNHSHWNNHYNYVNWGGVSPVVWGLSAWGMGNLIYNTGYRTYANPYYTEPVNVGGGTVIDYSQPITVYSNPTTVVEGGTSKAAPTGAAPLPDVDSAAYQEREEQSISDFDQARTAFYDGNNAQALDAVEKAIGATPGDAALHEFRALVLFAEGRYHEAAAAVHSVLSVGPGWDWTTLSGLYKDTDDYSKQLQDLEAYVQKHPDAADAHFLLAYQYLTCGHTEAAADELKRVVKLQPTDQLAGELLKLITPADDTAESQAELVDSSSGKQIAKQAIVGSWTSDRGEDGNIQLKLQQDGEFTWKYSHGKDENEFGGTYTLAGDVLVLASANGTQMVGNVETPSKREMKFRILGSPPTDPGLTFDKG